A part of Candidatus Sulfotelmatobacter sp. genomic DNA contains:
- a CDS encoding FlgD immunoglobulin-like domain containing protein, whose amino-acid sequence VTNVVGDQQNPKIVRDGSGGMLIAWEDSRGNVDFAPDIFAQRLNAAGAPLWAPNGVPVVVTPGQQVRPSIAGDGAGGLFVGWDDYVSGTGDVRAQHLEPVAGGQTWLPANGLAVCVLPDDQSFTTVTSDLGRMLIAWTDTRSYPVIDIYAQAISLTGVPLWTANGVKASQAPDLNNSSPVIISDGLGGAIIGWQAYDGGAFADNIVAQHLDALGSLTWGASDLLVCGAPGRQLFMGGISDQRGGAIFFWDDRRIDESNIDIFARRVTGTGTLLWGIDGNAVSTAAGAQVAPIGTTDGAGGAIIGWQDQRASNVAVFAQQIGASGLVGVRDPSKNCEPDICGHPYADFGDAPEGIAAYGSGAPGHFPTCITDTPPGNQTIDCGAALSTPPGPTGYVEHVATAFDPFYFGFGCGPATSPGLAVDSEADGTEKVGPTPAIVPSEVSVCSPGVTIYEYELATNGLNYGVDERPGDGDAGIDVTPKMPVCEQWAINYDAWACATSPVPVFLNILVDWNHDGDWNDVVACGTFTPTSCAPEWAVKNAPVTLSPGCNHKTSPLFPCGPFAGASWMRITLTQVPVSDDFPWRGSAPPPRSGQPGYFAGGETEDYPVLQVAASDVALGNLPRGFSLDTPSPNPTSGAATLRFSLPRAEAVELGVFDLVGRRVRRLDSAAATAGPHEIVWDGRDDGGARTSPGLYFVRLRASEGVVTRAVVVER is encoded by the coding sequence GTGACCAACGTCGTCGGCGATCAGCAGAATCCGAAGATCGTTCGCGACGGCTCGGGCGGCATGTTGATCGCGTGGGAGGACTCGCGCGGCAACGTCGATTTCGCACCCGACATCTTCGCTCAGCGTTTGAACGCGGCCGGCGCGCCGCTCTGGGCGCCGAACGGAGTCCCGGTGGTCGTCACGCCGGGCCAGCAGGTCCGGCCTTCGATCGCGGGTGATGGTGCGGGCGGGCTGTTCGTCGGCTGGGACGACTACGTGAGCGGCACGGGCGACGTTCGTGCCCAGCACCTCGAGCCGGTGGCCGGCGGCCAGACGTGGCTACCGGCCAATGGACTCGCGGTGTGCGTGCTGCCCGACGACCAGTCGTTCACCACCGTCACGTCGGACCTTGGCCGCATGCTGATCGCGTGGACCGATACGCGCAGCTACCCGGTGATCGACATCTACGCTCAGGCGATCTCCCTCACCGGCGTGCCGCTGTGGACCGCCAACGGCGTCAAGGCTTCTCAAGCGCCCGACCTGAACAATTCCAGCCCGGTGATCATCTCCGACGGATTGGGCGGCGCGATCATCGGCTGGCAGGCCTACGACGGCGGCGCCTTTGCCGACAATATCGTCGCTCAACACCTGGACGCCCTCGGAAGTCTCACCTGGGGCGCGAGCGACTTGCTGGTGTGCGGTGCGCCGGGCCGCCAGCTCTTCATGGGCGGCATCTCCGATCAGCGCGGCGGCGCGATCTTCTTCTGGGACGACCGCCGCATCGACGAGAGCAACATCGATATCTTCGCGCGACGCGTGACCGGAACCGGCACACTGCTGTGGGGAATCGACGGCAACGCCGTCTCGACCGCAGCCGGCGCGCAGGTGGCGCCGATCGGCACCACCGACGGCGCGGGCGGCGCGATCATCGGCTGGCAGGATCAGCGTGCGTCCAACGTCGCCGTTTTCGCCCAGCAAATTGGAGCGAGCGGACTCGTCGGCGTGCGCGATCCGTCGAAGAACTGTGAGCCCGACATCTGCGGCCATCCCTACGCCGATTTCGGCGACGCGCCCGAAGGGATCGCCGCCTACGGGAGCGGCGCGCCCGGCCACTTCCCCACCTGCATCACCGACACGCCGCCCGGAAATCAGACCATCGATTGCGGCGCGGCATTGAGCACGCCGCCCGGGCCGACCGGCTACGTCGAGCACGTCGCCACCGCGTTCGATCCGTTCTATTTCGGGTTCGGCTGCGGGCCCGCGACCTCGCCGGGGTTGGCGGTGGACTCCGAAGCCGACGGCACCGAGAAGGTGGGGCCCACGCCGGCGATCGTTCCGAGCGAGGTGAGCGTTTGTTCGCCCGGAGTCACGATCTACGAGTACGAGCTCGCGACCAACGGCCTGAACTATGGCGTGGATGAGCGGCCCGGCGACGGCGACGCCGGCATCGACGTCACCCCCAAGATGCCGGTGTGCGAGCAATGGGCGATCAACTACGACGCCTGGGCCTGTGCGACGTCACCCGTTCCGGTGTTCCTCAACATTCTGGTGGACTGGAACCACGACGGCGACTGGAACGACGTGGTGGCGTGCGGAACGTTCACGCCCACCTCGTGCGCGCCCGAGTGGGCGGTGAAGAATGCACCGGTGACGCTCTCCCCCGGCTGCAATCACAAGACCTCGCCGCTGTTTCCGTGCGGCCCGTTCGCGGGTGCCTCGTGGATGCGCATTACGCTCACGCAGGTGCCGGTGTCGGACGATTTCCCGTGGCGCGGCTCGGCGCCACCGCCGCGTTCGGGCCAGCCGGGCTACTTCGCCGGCGGCGAGACCGAGGACTATCCGGTGCTTCAGGTGGCGGCGAGTGACGTGGCGCTCGGCAATCTGCCGCGTGGCTTCAGCCTCGACACGCCGTCGCCCAATCCGACCTCCGGCGCCGCAACGCTGCGCTTCTCGCTGCCGCGCGCCGAAGCGGTCGAACTCGGCGTGTTCGATCTGGTCGGGCGGCGGGTGCGACGCCTCGACTCGGCCGCCGCGACCGCCGGCCCGCACGAAATCGTGTGGGACGGGCGCGACGATGGTGGCGCGCGCACCAGCCCCGGGCTCTACTTCGTGCGGCTGCGGGCGAGCGAGGGCGTCGTGACGCGGGCGGTGGTGGTCGAGAGGTAA